A region from the Manihot esculenta cultivar AM560-2 chromosome 13, M.esculenta_v8, whole genome shotgun sequence genome encodes:
- the LOC110630571 gene encoding transmembrane protein 256 homolog, whose product MDAYMWHKVAALSGVAALGLGTYGAHVFKPQNPAYKEVWHTASLYHLVHTAALLAAPITKNPNVFGGLLTTGILAFSGTCYTVALLEDRKYATLAPFGGFAFIAAWSSLLF is encoded by the exons ATGGACGCTTATATGTGGCACAAAGTAGCTGCTCTATCGG GAGTTGCAGCTCTTGGGTTGGGCACATATGGCGCCCATGTCTTCAAGCCCCAGAATCCCGCTTACAAGGag GTATGGCACACAGCATCTCTATACCATTTGGTTCATACTGCAGCTCTTCTTGCTGCCCCTATCACCAAAAATCCTAATGTT TTTGGGGGCCTCTTAACAACTGGGATTCTTGCATTCTCTGGGAC GTGTTATACTGTGGCTTTACTTGAGGACAGAAAGTATGCTACCTTGGCTCCATTTGGTGGTTTTGCATTTATTGCTGCTTGGTCAAGCTTGCTTTTCTGA